One Helianthus annuus cultivar XRQ/B chromosome 12, HanXRQr2.0-SUNRISE, whole genome shotgun sequence genomic region harbors:
- the LOC110875365 gene encoding protein FAR-RED IMPAIRED RESPONSE 1-like: MKELCGGFDNVGATKCDFKNFKKELNVFIGEFDAEMLVRRLTRKKEFLPNFTCEYQTTEEGVLKCLFLADENMKRNFYMFGDVVSFDATYKRNKYNMMFVPFTGIDKHNRNVTLGASIIGSETAETYSWLLNVFKDAFGYAPRVIVTDEDPAMKRSIEDVWPDSRHRLCMWHIMDKLTTKVGPTICANTDFRKRLSAIVWTDSLLPEAFETEWVACASVRLEHIADFIKFYIKDLDQPTTEFYEVMIHEEDVTVKCSCNRVVDVREFPRQYILRRWTREAVPNSSPGSILTDGGDPDRSIEVNGCIREISNVTEYVINKLVSKFDEMCNFRDHIKQFMSVADDAQFDAPPKTRRNRFAELLGVAPTNTVTIRVPIRTRFKGCGSHKRMKSEQAISQAGKKRRQCSKCKKFGHNNRTCGKYNVKAKDASTSRKADGGAEDGEDAGGAEDVEDTDEDDGPSSDDGDDVFYTSETAEDADDEQMLE; the protein is encoded by the exons ATGAAGGAGTTGTGTGGTGGTTTTGATAATGTCGGGGCGACCAAATGTGacttcaaaaatttcaaaaaagaaCTAAATGTGTTTATTGGTGAGTTTGATGCCGAGATGCTTGTCAGGCGTCTAACTAGGAAAAAAGAGTTTTTACCTAATTTTACGTGTGAATACCAAACTACTGAGGAAGGTGTTTTGAAGTGTCTGTTCTTGGCTGATGAGAACATGAAAAGAAATTTTTATATGTTCGGTGATGTTGTGTCCTTTGATGCCACGTACAAGCGAAACAA GTATAACATGATGTTCGTCCCTTTCACTGGGATTGATAAGCACAATCGGAATGTCACACTTGGTGCTTCTATTATTGGTTCCGAAACTGCTGAGACATATAGTTGGTTACTTAATGTGTTTAAGGATGCATTTGGATATGCACCACGAGTAATTGTTACTGACGAAGACCCTGCGATGAAGAGGTCTATTGAGGATGTTTGGCCTGATTCTAGGCATCGGTTATGCATGTGGCACATCATGGATAAACTTACCACAAAG GTTGGACCAACTATATGTGCAAACACCGATTTCAGGAAAAGATTGTCTGCAATTGTCTGGACGGATTCTTTATTGCCTGAAGCGTTTGAGACCGAATGGGTGGCT TGTGCTAGCGTCAGATTAGAGCATATTGCtgattttatcaagttttatatCAAGGATCTAGATCAGCCAACAACTGAATTTTATGAG GTTATGATACATGAGGAGGACGTTACTGTTAAATGCAGCTGCAACAG gGTTGTTGATGTAAGGGAGTTTCCTAGACAATATATTTTGAGGCGTTGGACTCGCGAAGCAGTTCCAAATAGTTCACCCGGGTCCATCCTTACTGATGGGGGCGATCCAGATCGGAGCATCGAGGTCAACGGTTGCATTCGTGAGATTAGTAATGTAACCGAGTATGTTATAAATAAGTTGGTTTCCAAGTTTGACGAGATGTGTAATTTTCGTGACCACATCAAGCAGTTTATGTCAGTTGCTGATGACGCTCAGTTTGACGCCCCTCCCAAAACAAGACGTAATAGGTTTGCTGAACTACTTGGTGTTGCTCCTACGAACACGGTGACTATTCGTGTTCCTATTCGTACTAGGTTTAAGGGGTGTGGATCTCATAAACGCATGAAATCGGAGCAAGCTATAAGTCAAGCTGGGAAGAAACGTCGGCAATGTTCAAAGTGTAAGAAATTTGGTCACAATAATCGTACATGCGGAAAATACAATGTGAAAGCGAAGGATGCAAGCACTTCTAGGAAGGCCGATGGTGGTGCTGAAGACGGAGAAGATGCTGGTGGTGCGGAGGACGTAGAAgatactgatgaagatgatggacCTAGCTCAGACGATGGGGATGATGTGTTTTACACATCCGAAACAGCTGAAGATGCTGATGACGAACAGATGCTGGAGTAG
- the LOC110877271 gene encoding proteasome subunit beta type-3-A has protein sequence MSIFEYNGSALVAMVGKNCFAIASDRRLGVQLQTIATDFQRIFKIHDKLFLGLSGLGSDAQTLHQRLVFRHKLYQLREERDMKPETFASLVSAMLYEKRFGPYFCQPVIAGLGEDDKPFICTMDSIGAKELAKDFVVAGTASESLYGACESMFKPDMDHEELFETISQALISSVDRDCLSGWGGHVYIVTPTEVTERILKGRMD, from the exons ATGTCG ATTTTTGAGTACAATGGAAGTGCCTTGGTGGCGATGGTAGGTAAGAATTGCTTTGCAATTGCTAGTGATAGGAGGCTTGGTGTTCAGCTTCAAACTATTGCTACCGATTTCCAACGTATTTTCAAGATTCATGATAAGCTTTTCCTCGGTCTATCTGGTCTTGGTTCCGATGCTCAGACACT tcaTCAGCGGCTTGTGTTTCGCCACAAGCTGTATCAGCTGAGGGAAGAAAGAGACATGAAGCCTGAAACTTTTGCTAGCCTTGTCTCTGCTATGCTGTATGAGAAAAG GTTTGGTCCTTACTTCTGCCAACCTGTGATTGCTGGATTGGGAGAGGACGACAAGCCATTTATTTGCACAATGGACTCAATTGGAGCAAA GGAGCTTGCAAAAGATTTTGTGGTGGCTGGTACTGCATCAGAGTCTCTTTATGGTGCCTGTGAGTCGATGTTCAAGCCAGATATG GATCATGAGGAGCTGTTTGAAACCATCTCCCAAGCACTTATATCATCAGTTGACCGTGATTGTTTAAGTGGTTGGGGAGGACATGTCTACATTGT CACACCGACTGAAGTGACCGAAAGAATCTTGAAAGGGAGAATGGATTGA